In Zingiber officinale cultivar Zhangliang chromosome 1A, Zo_v1.1, whole genome shotgun sequence, a genomic segment contains:
- the LOC122027048 gene encoding uncharacterized protein LOC122027048 isoform X2 — MAKLSPFPFLAFPTAFFAFLVYSCSSSSFSCSAAEASEATTIHDLLLNHGLPGGLIPKDVESFSHDATSGLLEFRLYRPCYAQYYDGLAYFDSEVRGNLSYGALRGVVGWSQEELFLWLPVKGIVITDPSSGVILFDIGVARKRLAVSAFEVPPDCHPVAEQAAARIESLGRSGGILHQR, encoded by the exons ATGGCAAAGCTCTCTCCTTTCCCCTTCCTTGCATTTCCGACAGCCTTCTTCGCCTTCCTTGTCTACTCCtgttcctcttcctccttctcctgcTCGGCGGCGGAGGCCTCTGAAGCTACCACCATCCACGACCTCCTCCTGAACCACGGCCTCCCTGGCGGGCTCATACCCAAGGACGTCGAATCCTTCTCCCACGACGCCACGTCCGGCCTCCTCGAGTTCCGCCTCTACCGCCCCTGCTACGCCCAATACTACGACGGTCTCGCCTACTTTGATAGCGAGGTGCGGGGCAACCTCAGCTACGGTGCGCTGCGCGGGGTGGTCGGGTGGTCACAGGAGGAGCTATTCCTGTGGCTCCCGGTCAAGGGGATCGTGATCACCGATCCGTCCTCTGGCGTCATTCTCTTCGACATCGGGGTCGCGCGCAAGCGCCTCGCTGTCTCGGCCTTCGAGGTTCCGCCGGATTGCCACCCGGTAGCGGAACAAGCGGCCGCCAGAATAG AGTCATTGGGAAGATCTGGAGGAATTCTTCATCAGAGATAA
- the LOC122027039 gene encoding G-type lectin S-receptor-like serine/threonine-protein kinase At4g27290, translated as MFSSYLCGERSKDQRMFFNGIWIVLAISAGAMAALGQTGDTLYPGNALVDGQTLTSAGETFELGFFRPRNSSDRYVGIWYKEIPDHPVVWVANRMAPLLNTSTGLLNLTTTGDLLLLDQAGNVVWSISSVNASDPSLKLLDSGNLILAESASGNILWQSFDHPCDVFLPGMKIGVDFRTKLDRQLTSWKSVSDPSPGDYSYGMDTHGVPEVYIWRGASRVFRTGPWDGKGWSGRPDLNSNGLVLFQFVDDQNEIYYTFEGVDKNVLGRAFLDDGGVLQRLFWSNTSNQWALYWSVPSDPCDQYATCGANGICTTSYSPICQCLQGFTPKSAEDWNLRDNTDGCVRKTDLNCSTDGFLHLSNVKLPATHNASILSNMTLEECQSLCSRNCSCVAFAMIRDNMCLSWPADLMDIRVFAQGGNDLYVRLAASELDSIRSSGKQKSLVIKVTIPVLSFLLLLCVGSFLWLERRSKLVKPDIVDPSTPKETELDLPLYSMVSIRAATNEFSRDNIIGMGGFGFIYKGKLADGQEVAVKRLSKASEQGTDEFKTEVSIIAKLQHRNLVRLLGYCIEDEERILIYEYMTNKSLDNFIFDRRKSALMDWQKRFDIILGIARGLVYLHQDSRLKIIHRDLKASNILLDNDFNPKISDFGIAKTFCVGQTEGSTNRVIGTCGYMSPEYAMGGHFSEKSDVYSFGVLLLEILSGKKSTEIFKADQPQSLLGQAWKLWGEGRSTKLLVESNGDSSTMSKALRYFQVGLLCVQEGSEDRPSMAQVVVMLSSDSTMLGQPNRPGIYTARSCTETVLSSSEYTITILEGR; from the exons ATGTTCTCTTCTTATTTGTGCGGAGAAAGGAGCAAAGATCAAAGAATGTTCTTCAACGGGATTTGGATAGTGCTTGCAATTTCTGCAGGAGCTATGGCTGCTCTCGGTCAGACAG GGGACACACTATACCCTGGCAATGCTTTGGTGGATGGCCAAACCTTAACCTCGGCAGGAGAAACCTTTGAGCTGGGATTTTTCAGACCGAGGAATTCGAGCGATCGATACGTGGGAATATGGTACAAGGAGATCCCTGACCACCCTGTGGTGTGGGTGGCTAACAGGATGGCCCCTCTTCTTAACACCTCCACAGGACTGTTGAATCTTACCACAACCGGAGATCTGTTACTGCTAGATCAAGCTGGGAATGTCGTCTGGTCGATCAGCTCAGTAAATGCTAGTGATCCTTCACTCAAGCTCTTAGACTCGGGGAACCTCATTTTGGCTGAAAGTGCATCAGGTAACATCTTGTGGCAAAGTTTTGATCATCCATGCGATGTGTTTTTGCCTGGAATGAAGATTGGAGTGGACTTCAGAACCAAACTCGATAGGCAACTCACGTCGTGGAAGAGTGTGTCTGATCCTTCTCCGGGGGATTATTCCTATGGAATGGACACTCATGGAGTACCTGAAGTCTATATATGGAGAGGAGCCTCTAGAGTCTTTCGAACGGGGCCATGGGACGGGAAAGGTTGGAGTGGCCGGCCTGATCTGAACTCAAACGGCCTTGTTCTGTTTCAATTTGTCGATGACCAAAATGAAATATACTACACATTTGAAGGGGTGGACAAGAATGTTCTAGGCCGAGCATTTCTCGACGACGGTGGAGTGTTGCAGCGGTTGTTCTGGTCCAATACAAGCAATCAATGGGCTCTTTATTGGTCGGTTCCTTCGGATCCTTGTGACCAATACGCGACATGCGGAGCAAATGGCATTTGCACAACCAGCTATTCACCTATCTGCCAATGCTTGCAGGGTTTCACTCCCAAGTCAGCTGAAGATTGGAACCTCAGAGATAATACAGATGGTTGTGTGAGGAAAACAGATTTGAATTGTTCGACAGATGGTTTTTTGCATCTGTCGAATGTGAAGCTGCCTGCCACTCACAACGCCAGTATACTGAGCAACATGACACTCGAAGAGTGCCAAAGTCTGTGCTCGAGGAACTGTTCTTGCGTGGCATTTGCTATGATCAGAGACAACATGTGCTTATCTTGGCCTGCTGACCTGATGGATATTAGGGTTTTCGCACAAGGCGGCAATGATCTATACGTTCGGCTTGCAGCTTCTGAATTAG ATTCAATAAGGAGTTCAGGAAAGCAGAAATCATTAGTGATAAAAGTTACTATTCCAGTGTTGAGCTTTCTACTGTTACTATGTGTTGGTTCATTTTTATGGTTGGAGAGAAGAAGCAAGCTCG TTAAACCAGACATAGTAGACCCCTCCACTCCCAAAGAAACAGAGCTCGACTTGCCATTATATAGTATGGTTTCGATAAGAGCTGCCACAAATGAATTTTCAAGAGACAATATAATTGgaatgggtggatttggatttatttacAAG GGTAAATTAGCAGATGGACAAGAGGTTGCTGTGAAAAGATTGTCCAAAGCTTCTGAACAAGGTACAGATGAGTTCAAGACTGAGGTTTCGATCATTGCCAAGCTACAACACCGAAATCTTGTTCGTCTACTGGGTTACTGCATCGAGGATGAGGAAAGAATCCTGATCTACGAGTACATGACAAATAAAAGCTTGGACAATTTCATATTTG ATAGAAGAAAGAGTGCATTAATGGATTGGCAAAAGCGCTTTGACATCATACTAGGAATTGCTCGAGGCCTCGTTTACCTCCATCAAGACTCCAGATTAAAAATCATTCATAGAGATTTGAAGGCCAGCAATATTCTCCTCGACAACGATTTCAACCCAAAAATTTCAGACTTTGGAATAGCAAAAACATTTTGTGTAGGACAAACTGAAGGAAGCACAAATAGAGTGATTGGGACATG TGGTTATATGTCTCCAGAATATGCAATGGGTGGACACTTTTCTGAAAAATCAGATGTTTACAGCTTCGGTGTCTTATTGTTGGAGATCTTGAGTGGAAAAAAGAGCACCGAGATTTTTAAAGCAGATCAACCTCAAAGTCTATTAGGACAG GCATGGAAGCTATGGGGAGAAGGTAGATCCACAAAACTTCTTGTCGAATCAAATGGAGATTCTTCCACTATGTCTAAAGCATTAAGGTATTTTCAAGTCGGTTTATTGTGCGTGCAAGAAGGGAGCGAAGACAGGCCATCAATGGCACAAGTAGTCGTGATGCTAAGCAGTGACTCAACAATGCTGGGTCAACCTAACCGTCCTGGGATCTACACTGCTAGATCTTGCACGGAAACAGTTCTCTCTTCTAGCGAGTACACAATAACTATATTGGAAGGGCGATGA
- the LOC122027048 gene encoding uncharacterized protein LOC122027048 isoform X1: MAKLSPFPFLAFPTAFFAFLVYSCSSSSFSCSAAEASEATTIHDLLLNHGLPGGLIPKDVESFSHDATSGLLEFRLYRPCYAQYYDGLAYFDSEVRGNLSYGALRGVVGWSQEELFLWLPVKGIVITDPSSGVILFDIGVARKRLAVSAFEVPPDCHPVAEQAAARIGESARSKTKRSWWPAVRFLLD, encoded by the coding sequence ATGGCAAAGCTCTCTCCTTTCCCCTTCCTTGCATTTCCGACAGCCTTCTTCGCCTTCCTTGTCTACTCCtgttcctcttcctccttctcctgcTCGGCGGCGGAGGCCTCTGAAGCTACCACCATCCACGACCTCCTCCTGAACCACGGCCTCCCTGGCGGGCTCATACCCAAGGACGTCGAATCCTTCTCCCACGACGCCACGTCCGGCCTCCTCGAGTTCCGCCTCTACCGCCCCTGCTACGCCCAATACTACGACGGTCTCGCCTACTTTGATAGCGAGGTGCGGGGCAACCTCAGCTACGGTGCGCTGCGCGGGGTGGTCGGGTGGTCACAGGAGGAGCTATTCCTGTGGCTCCCGGTCAAGGGGATCGTGATCACCGATCCGTCCTCTGGCGTCATTCTCTTCGACATCGGGGTCGCGCGCAAGCGCCTCGCTGTCTCGGCCTTCGAGGTTCCGCCGGATTGCCACCCGGTAGCGGAACAAGCGGCCGCCAGAATAGGTGAGTCGGCGAGATCGAAAACGAAGcgatcttggtggccggcggttcgTTTCTTGCTGGATTAG